The genomic interval GAGGcactgcaagaaaaaaaaagaaaagaaaaaaaagaagcaggcTGGCAACAGGTAGCTGATGCAGAAATGTCCACAAACTCTGCGTACAGACACACACGATGCGTGTGAACAGTTTGCATGTTTGCGCCGATTTTGTTAATCCATTCAGCGGTAATGGGAAGCGCATGACAAGACTTCTCACTCAGCTCATTTGTCGTGCTCACTTCCTGTCCCTCCAACACTCCTTGTTTTTTGTCcattttcctcccctcctctcggTCTCTGAGCATTTCCCCTAATACAGTGGTTCTCTGTGTCTAAACAGGTGTACTATCAAGAATGTGAAATGTTTGGCCTCGTGGCGAAGATGCTGATAGCCAAGGATCAGTCCCTGGAGGGTCCCATCCAATCCTCGCTGCAGGAGAACCTCAGGGACATCGGCAAGCGCTGCGTGGAGGCCATGGAGAAATTTATCGAGGACTATGACTCAAGAGAGTCGTCTCACTAATCAGACACCCGCTCATcaagcctgttttttttctagcaTCGATCCCACTGGAAGACGTGTTGGAGAGTTCAGGTGATTGAGTGTTGCTCTTTCTCCTTCTGCAATAAGCTTGTCCATTCTTGCCTTATGCTTCAACAAATTCTCCCCCCCGTGCTCGTCCTTATGACAAGCAACTCTGGTGAAAAATACAAAGGGATCGTAAACATTTGATGctgcttttgattttgataatgtTATGTTAATGATACAAAAATGCACTGGTTGTAATCCTTAAAGTGTCCTTATGAAGATGTATTTTGATATCTGACTGATGTTCTTACTGTCAACCACTTGCTTTGCAATTATTTAATTTGCTGCATATTAAACATCATGTtccttaaaatgttttcagtgattTATTCATGGCTGGATTGGAAAGACAGAATCAAGTCATAGCAGAATATACACGATGGGACACAAAGTGACGGAAGCCACACGTTGTTTAGAGTTGAAACACTtgcaagaagaggaaaaaagtggGTATTCCGATACAACAGCGTTGCCGATACTGGCTTATCTTAGAAATATTGATATCAGTGCAAATGTCAGCTGATAAACAACAAGAGCAGCACAGAAAATGGCAAAGATATGTTTGAAGTTATTCACCAGACTGACAAGTTTATTTTCCAACCCTAAAAAGTCATGCTCTGTACAGATCATGGTCAAAGTTTTCTAAAGGACCAGTGTGTAGGATGTAATGGCATTTGGTGGTGAAGTTGCAgtttgcaaccaactgaatacccctcacCTCACCCTCCCCTATAATGTCcactgaaaatggaaataaacacaaaaatctCCCTCTAGAGgtggtgtttggtttgtctgttttggaAAGAGGACCTGCTCCGTCCAGTGAAAAACACAGTTGTGATAATCAGCATTATTAGTCAATTTCTGCCCTAAATCCTACACGTTGgacctttaaaggggcactgtttTATACACATGAAGTTCATTTTACTCATCACGAGGAcagcctgattaaaaaaaaaaaaaacctcagctCCCCTTGTCTCAGCTTGGACTTGGAGACTTAAATTTGTTCCAGGAAGCTGGAGGTGTGAAGAGAAAGAGCAGTGTAAACCAAGCATGAAGGCTAAAATGAAAGATGCTACCCAGTTGCATTATGGAAATTGTAGGACCCAGTGTTTTTTGGAGCTTGACCAATGCCAGGGACGAATGGCTAGAATGTCTTTGCCTCTGCTGCCTCAATTGGGACCATTATTGGTCGATCTGAGTCTCCCATCTTGAAATGCTCAGTCACTGGAGTTCACCTTTTAATTGACAAATCTTAGGTATTCCTATGAAAATACTTGTGTTTATGTTATGACACAAATATTggataaaatatcaaaaacatcTATTTTTCTACCTGTTTTTAATGCCAGTATCTGTCAGGCTCTAGTTTAAAGATTGGTTAGCATTAGCTGGAAGATGACTGCCATGTCCCCAATCCATACTATAAACTATATGTGTACAGTATCTGCTATAAACTATTTGTAACAGCATACCATATTTTGCCTTAAGTATACATATAATATCAACATTCATCAggaaattatacaaatgtgtACCAACTAATGTCAATCAAATGGTTACTCTGGAAAACGCCAACATTTCTGGTTctcaaagagaaaacaatacATGTTTTTTAGCCAGACTAGCCTTTTATACCACCACTGTGAAACGTGGTACAGATAATTATGGTCACCATggattcccatcagcctcagctgtcaTTTGTAAAAGTAGCTCCTCCATTTTCCTTGTGCATTGAATTGTGGGACATTTTTGCCACATTTTCCAACAAATGGCAGGAAACACGTACGTACCATTCCAAAATGTAGATGAGACGctgtgttaaatataaataaaacagaatgtgctCATCGTTTTTTGACATATACTCAATTGAAAACACTACAAAGACATTTCACTAGTTAATTAGCAGAAAGTGAAACATGATTGTAGAAACGATATCACTACAGAGTCTTGGGCAGACTTCGTTAAACTGTTACTGTCGGTAAACATGGGTTGTTCGCAAGTGAATGCATTCTGTtatcatttatctattttaagttTGACGCAGCGTCCCAACTTTTATTTGGAATCGTGGTCGTATTGTTTACTCCGGCTCACTGGCACGCCTCATGGAACTTGAGCCATTGTATTCACGTTTGTTTCCCCTTTGCCTTTCTCTCTAGGGCAAGTCCAAATGtctcagtaaaaaaaagtaatggtGACTTTACTTTCTTTGTGTCACTTCATACTgcgcaaaaaacaaaacaaaatccagAGATATTATTGCCTGATATGATCCAAATATAATATCAGGTTCAGAGAACATCCAACTCTTTTATACCACTGGAATCTGGAGTTCATGTCATCCCAGATACTGCAGAAAATAGGTTGTATTTGGACCACAGCACATTGAGTCCATATTTTGACCTCATATAAACAAAACGTTGTACTCTCCAGAGAATCTTTGCGATATTCAATCATAATATTTCTGGATTCTGGccttttttttgtgcatctaCTTAGAAACAGTATAATGTATGAATCAGGGGACACAGCTGATGTATCATCAAGCTGATCTATCGGAGGAATTAACCAGAGAAGGCATAAAACTTATAGATACAACTTGCTGGTTGTTCATTGAAGTACACTTTATTTTTCAGTAtgagacaacaacaataaattaACATGCAAGTCTCCCTACCTCTACATCATGTTATACAAATAATTATTCTTTAgttacaaaatatataaatatttaagaCCATATGTACAGAACATTTACATTACTACATCCATCATTTTATTAAGTTTATTactatatatacatttaaaaggtATTGTTCTTTAATATCATCATGATTATtatttgcattattattattattgttgccattattattatcatcatcatcatcatcattattattatcctTACTCTTACTTATCTATAGGTAAACTCTCAAAAAACAAAGCATGTTGCAGAAGATAAAACGGGACCATACCTGACGTTACTGTGCCTGAATGGTCAAGGAGCAGAGGGCTTGTCCAGCGCTCTGTCCTTGGTAAAGCATGGAGAGCCGGCTATGTAGAGCACAAAGTTCAACAGACTATTTGTACAAGGTGATAACGGGGCTAGCGAGCCAACACTATATTCCAGCAGCATTTGGATTCCACTGAGGTAAACAATGACATAGCTTGGAATCTAGCACGTAACTTTCACTAATCCCAACACGATTTTCAGGGTTTTTGTCCACATAGAATAAGTTTTTACTGCCCAGGGGCTTGGATCGCTGAGCCGGGACACGAACAGTCAGATCACCACAGTTTGAACCAGTTCCCCTGTTTTTCAAACTGTAGAGGAATTTTTCCGACTTCTCTCGGAAACATGGACAAGCACGGACACGCCACATACATCGTGTTATTTACCTCGACCGCGATTTATTTAGTAGTCAAATTTCATCAGTGCTTCTTCCTGGTACCATTAGAGGAGTTGATCTCATGTCATTGTAAACATTTCTGTTGTGTAAGCCAGCTGAGCTTCCTCTTATGATTAGATCATTCTGTGTAGGTGTACACAAACACTACCCGGTGTAGAGTTGTGTAAGCTAACAAGCACAAAAAATAGGCCTTTTCTCTCTTCAaccccaacacacactcacttacacaccacacacacacacacacacgcgcgcacgcacacgtACACAAtctcatgcacacaaacacactattcgCTCTCACTGTCAACCGTCTCACTCTCACCTTCCCACTCCCTCTGTTCCACCTCTCTGCTGCTTTAACTGTCTCCTTacctctctctcatctctctctctttctctctcatctctctctctctcctgctcatcCCTCACCATCTCTTTGCCTTAAATCTAGGAAATTATGCAGTttttgctcttcctcctctggcGGGTGTGCAGCTGGCCATGAATCGGTCCGTGCAGAGGTCCGTGATGGCCAGCTATCCCAGAGGGGCTGTAGCGATGGCGCAGCTCCTCGTTGTTTATGTAGCAAAGCTGCACAGGCCGAGGGATCGATTCACCCAGGAAATAACCGTCATCTCCCTCGGActcggaggaagaggagcagctggagcaCCAGGGGTCAGCAGCCTCCATGTACCCGTCGCCCCAGCATGGCCCACCCAGTCCCACAGGTTGCCAGCCAGCATTCTGCAGGGTGAGATCAGAGGTGGTGCGGGGGCAGGGCCGGTGGGGCTGCTGTCTATACCCGGCTGCATCCAGGCCGAACAACTCTCGAGCAGCGTTACCGGAGGGGAAGCGATCGTAATCCTCCTGGACGCGACGGTAGGGCAGCTCTACCATTTGAGCGGGACGGTCTGCCACCAGGTGCAGGGCATTATCGGAGCGAGAGCGGCGAGAGCGTTTGTGGTGGCGGCCACTGCGATGCTGCCCATTACCGTGATTTCCACGGTGGTGCTTGCGGCGTCTGGGTTGTGGCTGCTGTGGCTGTGACACAGATTCCTGCGTGGTGATGCAACGGCGAGGCATCCGGTCACTCATGGGGGCCATCCGCAGGTTTCCACTGCTTCCCATTACGCCAACACGACCTTTGCTGTCGAAGCCCAGTGGCTGCGGGCCATCCCAGTACTGCAGCGGGTAGCCCACTCTCGGTGGAGTGtacatgttattattattgaagGGGCGAGAGGATGACAGCGACTCTGTGCTGTGGAACTGGACTGAGGAGCTGAGGGTGCCCATGTTGCTCTTTTCAGACACATTCACCCCTGAGTCTTTGCTCAGGTCAGGCATGGAGAACCTAGAAAGATGCTCCTGGCGCTTACTGCCCCCGTCCAGAGAGTTACCTGCTAAAACCATAAATCACATGTCAGATTTTCCCATCATTTGGCATTAAATCATTACTGTGCCACATTGTATAATTTTCATCACTGTACCTGTAGCATTGGACATATTGAGGGAATCCATGGATCCACGAGGAGTCTGTTCCAGAGGGGTGAGGGGCTCATTGAAGCTCATGGCAGTGAGAGGGTTCCTCCTGGTCAGCGGAGGTCTGCCGTCTCTCTGGAATCCATGCAGGCTGATGCTCCTCTTGTCAGAGAAACCCTGGTTCTGGCTGGACATCTCATTGAAGCTCATCTGAGTGCGCAGCTTGTTGGGCCTGAACTCATCCTGGCTGTGGTGGTTCCAGTTCTCATTGAAGGAGTGGCCCCTCAGAGCAGCCATAGGGGTCCTCTTGGCGTTGCCTTGCTCCTTCCCCCAGGAATCAGGCCTCTTCACTGGGTTGGCAGGAGTCTGAGCTGGAGGATGAGCATTTGCGTTGGGATTGTAGCCCTGCCTGAGGTTACACTGAGCCAGCAAATGTATGGGTGCCGGTGTGGGAGAGGGCTCCAGCTGAGGGCCCTCATAGGCACCAGGGACGTAGGGGTCATCCCGGCTCATCCACACCTGGTTAAGGCTCGGGGCACGGCTCGGAGTGCGGCTTGGCGTGCGGTTAGGTGTCCTGCTCGGGGTCTGGCTTGATGAGAGGCTTAGGCGGTCCATCTGTACAGAGAGGGATTCACCTTCAGCAGACAGACGGTCAGGCATCGGTGGAGGAGCTGACTGGCGGGCCTCAGCATTCCGCCGCTCCTGCTCAGCATTCCTGCGCTCCTTCTTCCCAATCTTGGTGCTGTGGCGGGATTCACGGGAACGGGCGCTTTGAAAGGCCGAGTCGGAGGAGTCAGACTCATCCGGATCCTGCTGGTACAATTATTAGAGTTAATGTACATATGAATGTCCCTTTTTTTCAACAATACACATATTCAATTATgttgtattcattcattcattcatttctggCTACTGACCTGCCCAGCACTGCAGGACCGTGAGCAGAAGATCTGCCCCTGCTTTGGCAGGAAGGGACGGCCCAGCAGGGAGCGCTTGCAACGGGCACAGCAGAAACATTCCTCAGTTGCGTGCCAGTGCTGCCCATCATACGTCATCTGACCCTGGTCAATACCTTTGGTAAGATGTGAAAAAGTCAATTTTATACGATGACATACCAGAAAAAAGTTTATTAGTATATACACAAGGGATCTAGCGTCAACTTCTTCAAAATGGTAATCTCATGGCTGCGATTTCTGACACTACTGTGAAAATGTTATTCCACAAAGTGTGTGCGGCTAATGAACACAGCCCACAGTCTGATTTTACCCATTATCCAGGAGATTAAGCTCATTTTTGTCAAATATGCCTCTTAGTGCTAAGAGGATTAAGAAATACTGTAaaacagaagttttttttttcctctcctgaaGGAAAACATTTGTGATTTTATGACCATACATGATCACTCGATTTGTTAGATAGCACAAAGGCATTTCACCGACCCCGCTCCCCAGCTAGAGAAAGTAATCATCTTTCACAGCTCCCATATGGATACATCATGGGAGCATCCTCTGAAACACACTCTTTCACTGTTACTGGGGCTTGGCATTATAATAACCATCCACCTCTCCACAGCTGTGGCACACAAGGCTCACAGCAATGATAACACCCACACTTACAATAAATGGCTGTTAGTTTCTTTGATGCCTGTGCAGGATAGAACATgtccatgtgtttgtgtaacaGTTCGCACATATCAGAGGACTTAaagcagcaataaaaaaaagcccACAGGAAATGTGTACCTATGTGTTCTCCACATGCGTCGCAGTACTCTGCGTAAAGGGACTCGAAGCAGTTGCAGCAGTGTGGCCGCCCGTCCTTCATGATATAGCGCTGGCCGCCGAGGGTGGTCTCGCACTCGTAGCAGCGGAAGTGCTTCATGTGCCAGTGCCTGCCCTCTGCTTCAGTGCATTCATCTGCAAATATGATCTGTGTGACGCAGACATTACATTAATCAGTGGGGGTAGTCTACACAGAGATTCCATTGAGTTAAATCAAGTTCACGAGTTGAtgtaaaatgatcattttaGGTTGCCATGATGTTTGGAGCACCTCAGAGCTCCACACCCACAGCCTATTATCTTTTTCAGATTTGTTCATGCTACCCAGTGGTGGAAGTAACTTATACTTATCTGGGGTACAGATTTTAAGTACTCTTTCCACCACTGATGGACAGTGGTCACTCTATGaccccttcaaaataaagcagtCTTCTGGCATTTGAAGGTAAGTTGTTTGCAATTCAACTAAACTGACTGATTAAAATTTAATTAGAGAAATACGTTAGAGAAAGTTATTATTTGTCAAGCAGAAtcgtttttttctctcaactcTTATCCTATTAGTCACCTACAAGCCCTCTGATTTGTCTAAGTGGGGTATTGATCCACCAAGGAGTCACTTCAGGTTTGGAATCACTGCCTTATGTAATttaaagacaagaaaaacattGGGTTTACAATTAGTCAAGTAACACTGATAAGTTAAGCATGTGAAAGTCAAATCAGCAGTACAGAACCGTTTTTGTGTTcaagaaaatcaaacattttgagCCAAATAAAAAATCCACCTATGATGCATAAAACAGACGCCCGGACTGTTTCATTTCAATCttctaaaaggaaaacaaacgtTACTCGACTTCAATTATTGAGCACACTGTGggttattattattgctatctCAGGCCTCCTTGCCACACATCACTGTTAGAAAACAAGCAGACTCTGTGAGGCATGGCAAGTACACTGAGACATCTTTTCTCTCCAGACCAGCTTCAACCACATCCAAGTCTCCGAGCCATGAACCATTCAGCCATTTCCAACCCAAAGGGCTCTAGGCCCAGACAAGCGCACCTCATCACAGGCACAGCAGCGGGGTTTCAGCCTCTCGGCGTGGTGCCGGCCACAGTAGATCTTGCCATCCTGGTAGAAGTAGATGAGATCCACCAACAGTTCCTCGCACATGCCGCAGACAAAGCAATGAGGGTGCCAGCATTTTCCGTGACCCGCCCTCACAGCGAAAACCACGATGTCCCCACCGTTTATTTGACCGCCGCACTGTAGGAGAGGAGAGCAAAAGGAAGAGAGGGtaggaaatgaaacaaaaggagaggagatgagaggagtagagagggatggagatgaaaaggaaaagaaagagaaagaagaggtaGAAAAAAGATTAATACAAACTAAAAGCTGTGGAAAGGGCGAGTGAGAAAATGGTACTTGAAATAACTATTTTCTCTTCAAGATTGaaatgttttctgctttttatcCGTTTCATCTATCTGATGAAACATCAAAAAGAAGCCCAGGCAGGCAAAACCAAGAAAACgattaaataaaacatgggTTGAAATATACACATAGAATACAAAATATAATTTCTTCAGACAGTAAAAAGCCTCTACAGTTGTTGGATTGACCCTTGGTATCCAcaatgagtggaaaaaaaatggagaaaggaaggaaggaaggctTATTGTTGGTTTTACCTTGTCACAAATGGCCCCGTTCACATTGAGAGGGAAAGGACGGACGCTGCCTCGTCCCAAGTTGTCCTTCTTCCGTTGGTTGCTGAACAACTTGAGCTCTcgcttctcctcctcatccaacACATTACAATAACGCACCTGAACGGAAGTCATAACAACAAAGAGACAGCATGTTAAGTTGAGTTCATCTAATATGGCACATTTCACAGAGCAAGGTGCTTAACATGTCAAATTAATTCAAACATCAGACCATTAAAAACAGCAAGAAACTGTTCATGTGTTTGAGAGATTTGGCGTTACCTCATTGTCATGTGGTGGCAACTGGTGAAGCAGTTGTTTGATGCGATATTGCTCTCCAGGGCTGTTTATATAGGGGACCTTCTCTTCAGGTAAGGAGTTATAATACTGATGCACCTGAAACAAACCACATCAAACATACAGTTCAAACACTGACCTTAGAGTGACACATCTTTCAAGCTGTTTGATGCTTATACAAAGGAATATTCTACAACCAAGGATGGAAATCATTTTCATggctggaaaaacacaaattacaaAATCTTGATGTTTTGTACATCTTTCTATGAACATTTCCCTTAAATtcagtttgatatttttggAAACTTTGAGATCTGAATGAGAATTTAAGTgagtttttttctgcaaaaacactgatttcTATGTTTTCCCACTTTGGGGAAATGAGCTGTAAACATCACTAAAATGTTATCACCTTTTAAGGATGGTGAACTTGTTTGCTTATTTAGCATTCTTGCAGAGAGGCTACgaagcaacattagcattactttcatgttgtgtttcttaCCATCCGATGAAGGTAAATTCAATATTAACTCTTCTTTTCAGCTCTgcttttggtctccaccagtcCTGAGCTATATAGCTGCCACTATtctagttgctaactttgtctgtctgccatTTGATGATGGACTTGTAGTGTAAGGTAGGTTTATTAAATGACATTATAATGTCTGCGTATTGTGTTGCAGTGATGTCaactgaggttagcatgctaaccagctagccctggcctgtTCTGATCCAAAGCTCCTTTGCCAGCTGTGTAAACAATAACACTCCC from Sparus aurata chromosome 7, fSpaAur1.1, whole genome shotgun sequence carries:
- the LOC115584813 gene encoding prickle-like protein 2 isoform X4, whose translation is MSLEMEKTITKLMYDFQRNSTSDDDSGCALEEYVWVPPGLSPEQVHQYYNSLPEEKVPYINSPGEQYRIKQLLHQLPPHDNEVRYCNVLDEEEKRELKLFSNQRKKDNLGRGSVRPFPLNVNGAICDKCGGQINGGDIVVFAVRAGHGKCWHPHCFVCGMCEELLVDLIYFYQDGKIYCGRHHAERLKPRCCACDEIIFADECTEAEGRHWHMKHFRCYECETTLGGQRYIMKDGRPHCCNCFESLYAEYCDACGEHIGIDQGQMTYDGQHWHATEECFCCARCKRSLLGRPFLPKQGQIFCSRSCSAGQDPDESDSSDSAFQSARSRESRHSTKIGKKERRNAEQERRNAEARQSAPPPMPDRLSAEGESLSVQMDRLSLSSSQTPSRTPNRTPSRTPSRAPSLNQVWMSRDDPYVPGAYEGPQLEPSPTPAPIHLLAQCNLRQGYNPNANAHPPAQTPANPVKRPDSWGKEQGNAKRTPMAALRGHSFNENWNHHSQDEFRPNKLRTQMSFNEMSSQNQGFSDKRSISLHGFQRDGRPPLTRRNPLTAMSFNEPLTPLEQTPRGSMDSLNMSNATGNSLDGGSKRQEHLSRFSMPDLSKDSGVNVSEKSNMGTLSSSVQFHSTESLSSSRPFNNNNMYTPPRVGYPLQYWDGPQPLGFDSKGRVGVMGSSGNLRMAPMSDRMPRRCITTQESVSQPQQPQPRRRKHHRGNHGNGQHRSGRHHKRSRRSRSDNALHLVADRPAQMVELPYRRVQEDYDRFPSGNAARELFGLDAAGYRQQPHRPCPRTTSDLTLQNAGWQPVGLGGPCWGDGYMEAADPWCSSCSSSSESEGDDGYFLGESIPRPVQLCYINNEELRHRYSPSGIAGHHGPLHGPIHGQLHTRQRRKSKNCIIS
- the LOC115584813 gene encoding prickle-like protein 2 isoform X3; the protein is MSLEMEKTITKLMYDFQRNSTSDDDSGCALEEYVWVPPGLSPEQVHQYYNSLPEEKVPYINSPGEQYRIKQLLHQLPPHDNEVRYCNVLDEEEKRELKLFSNQRKKDNLGRGSVRPFPLNVNGAICDKCGGQINGGDIVVFAVRAGHGKCWHPHCFVCGMCEELLVDLIYFYQDGKIYCGRHHAERLKPRCCACDEIIFADECTEAEGRHWHMKHFRCYECETTLGGQRYIMKDGRPHCCNCFESLYAEYCDACGEHIGIDQGQMTYDGQHWHATEECFCCARCKRSLLGRPFLPKQGQIFCSRSCSAGQQDPDESDSSDSAFQSARSRESRHSTKIGKKERRNAEQERRNAEARQSAPPPMPDRLSAEGESLSVQMDRLSLSSSQTPSRTPNRTPSRTPSRAPSLNQVWMSRDDPYVPGAYEGPQLEPSPTPAPIHLLAQCNLRQGYNPNANAHPPAQTPANPVKRPDSWGKEQGNAKRTPMAALRGHSFNENWNHHSQDEFRPNKLRTQMSFNEMSSQNQGFSDKRSISLHGFQRDGRPPLTRRNPLTAMSFNEPLTPLEQTPRGSMDSLNMSNATGNSLDGGSKRQEHLSRFSMPDLSKDSGVNVSEKSNMGTLSSSVQFHSTESLSSSRPFNNNNMYTPPRVGYPLQYWDGPQPLGFDSKGRVGVMGSSGNLRMAPMSDRMPRRCITTQESVSQPQQPQPRRRKHHRGNHGNGQHRSGRHHKRSRRSRSDNALHLVADRPAQMVELPYRRVQEDYDRFPSGNAARELFGLDAAGYRQQPHRPCPRTTSDLTLQNAGWQPVGLGGPCWGDGYMEAADPWCSSCSSSSESEGDDGYFLGESIPRPVQLCYINNEELRHRYSPSGIAGHHGPLHGPIHGQLHTRQRRKSKNCIIS
- the LOC115584813 gene encoding prickle-like protein 2 isoform X1, whose product is MSLEMEKTITKLMYDFQRNSTSDDDSGCALEEYVWVPPGLSPEQVHQYYNSLPEEKVPYINSPGEQYRIKQLLHQLPPHDNEVRYCNVLDEEEKRELKLFSNQRKKDNLGRGSVRPFPLNVNGAICDKCGGQINGGDIVVFAVRAGHGKCWHPHCFVCGMCEELLVDLIYFYQDGKIYCGRHHAERLKPRCCACDEIIFADECTEAEGRHWHMKHFRCYECETTLGGQRYIMKDGRPHCCNCFESLYAEYCDACGEHIGIDQGQMTYDGQHWHATEECFCCARCKRSLLGRPFLPKQGQIFCSRSCSAGQQDPDESDSSDSAFQSARSRESRHSTKIGKKERRNAEQERRNAEARQSAPPPMPDRLSAEGESLSVQMDRLSLSSSQTPSRTPNRTPSRTPSRAPSLNQVWMSRDDPYVPGAYEGPQLEPSPTPAPIHLLAQCNLRQGYNPNANAHPPAQTPANPVKRPDSWGKEQGNAKRTPMAALRGHSFNENWNHHSQDEFRPNKLRTQMSFNEMSSQNQGFSDKRSISLHGFQRDGRPPLTRRNPLTAMSFNEPLTPLEQTPRGSMDSLNMSNATAGNSLDGGSKRQEHLSRFSMPDLSKDSGVNVSEKSNMGTLSSSVQFHSTESLSSSRPFNNNNMYTPPRVGYPLQYWDGPQPLGFDSKGRVGVMGSSGNLRMAPMSDRMPRRCITTQESVSQPQQPQPRRRKHHRGNHGNGQHRSGRHHKRSRRSRSDNALHLVADRPAQMVELPYRRVQEDYDRFPSGNAARELFGLDAAGYRQQPHRPCPRTTSDLTLQNAGWQPVGLGGPCWGDGYMEAADPWCSSCSSSSESEGDDGYFLGESIPRPVQLCYINNEELRHRYSPSGIAGHHGPLHGPIHGQLHTRQRRKSKNCIIS
- the LOC115584813 gene encoding prickle-like protein 2 isoform X2 — protein: MSLEMEKTITKLMYDFQRNSTSDDDSGCALEEYVWVPPGLSPEQVHQYYNSLPEEKVPYINSPGEQYRIKQLLHQLPPHDNEVRYCNVLDEEEKRELKLFSNQRKKDNLGRGSVRPFPLNVNGAICDKCGGQINGGDIVVFAVRAGHGKCWHPHCFVCGMCEELLVDLIYFYQDGKIYCGRHHAERLKPRCCACDEIIFADECTEAEGRHWHMKHFRCYECETTLGGQRYIMKDGRPHCCNCFESLYAEYCDACGEHIGIDQGQMTYDGQHWHATEECFCCARCKRSLLGRPFLPKQGQIFCSRSCSAGQDPDESDSSDSAFQSARSRESRHSTKIGKKERRNAEQERRNAEARQSAPPPMPDRLSAEGESLSVQMDRLSLSSSQTPSRTPNRTPSRTPSRAPSLNQVWMSRDDPYVPGAYEGPQLEPSPTPAPIHLLAQCNLRQGYNPNANAHPPAQTPANPVKRPDSWGKEQGNAKRTPMAALRGHSFNENWNHHSQDEFRPNKLRTQMSFNEMSSQNQGFSDKRSISLHGFQRDGRPPLTRRNPLTAMSFNEPLTPLEQTPRGSMDSLNMSNATAGNSLDGGSKRQEHLSRFSMPDLSKDSGVNVSEKSNMGTLSSSVQFHSTESLSSSRPFNNNNMYTPPRVGYPLQYWDGPQPLGFDSKGRVGVMGSSGNLRMAPMSDRMPRRCITTQESVSQPQQPQPRRRKHHRGNHGNGQHRSGRHHKRSRRSRSDNALHLVADRPAQMVELPYRRVQEDYDRFPSGNAARELFGLDAAGYRQQPHRPCPRTTSDLTLQNAGWQPVGLGGPCWGDGYMEAADPWCSSCSSSSESEGDDGYFLGESIPRPVQLCYINNEELRHRYSPSGIAGHHGPLHGPIHGQLHTRQRRKSKNCIIS